The following coding sequences lie in one Miscanthus floridulus cultivar M001 chromosome 9, ASM1932011v1, whole genome shotgun sequence genomic window:
- the LOC136483811 gene encoding LOW QUALITY PROTEIN: RNA polymerase II C-terminal domain phosphatase-like 3 (The sequence of the model RefSeq protein was modified relative to this genomic sequence to represent the inferred CDS: inserted 2 bases in 1 codon) — protein sequence MRVTVTPKDEERMVGLMARERPRSAVVAAGGDLVTAPGGGEGSDGDSSGSIEEISADDFRKDSSSALGGASGAXRSRSWVGLPAVGYMARNFGHAFNSFAWSQAVRNKPLGLQPPPVPDEDEVEHAVDAASDGEKEEGEIEEGEAVEASASPARAQPETIDLGADAPERSESVAGDVAGAVPASAAEEEGVNLDQRVGSILEELEMVSIEEAETSFEGACRRLHTCFENLKPLFQELENGSPMAILEHLMQQAFIGIDTLTTVAISYNLPRSEQNKTTLLKLLFHIKNRYSDMLTPEQRDELDSHVRKLVFGEKDNVSDPSTSGTNVINVPAPSGQVSSSGGLPFESGAANPFSSLPRLEVPAKRISPLLDLHADYDENSLPSPTRDNAPPFPVPKPIGFGAFPLAPEKLSFPERVEPAKNSLYPSLNDPLKAVSSYQQKYGQKSVFPSDDLPSPTPSGDEGKSADKGGDIFSEVSSFPVPKSIALPSTSQMPASQPSIVSSSGISYASGPPGFAKQIEQSAAGPNHATKAASKSRDPRLRFLNRDSAGATDVNRRANFSELKDGNLGGASVGNRKHKAVDDPQVDENALKRFRGGTANPRDMQPTGNPNQLINIRAPTNSSGINMKTLQPPQTTAPHLSAGPAVPLPSMLLKDIAVNPTLLMHLIQMEQQKKSASETQGGMSSGMTNNGIAGTVFTPGNAPKTTEAAQVPSVRPQVPVQTPPLDSQNDGGIVRMKPRDPRRILHNNIAQKSDAMGLEQVKINGITQPDSQGTKDQTSSMPSQPALPSSIARPFGSTKHVDPVSNSQLAATAIMAPTQQALGSINKVDPRLAVEQNGQNADATTNDASATALEATQPVSPWGNLDHLLDGYDDKQKALIQKERARRITEQHKMFSAQKLCLVLDLDHTLLNSAKFIEVEPIHEEMLRKKEEQDRTLPERHLYRFHHMNMWTKLRPGIWNFLEKASNLFELHLYTIGNKLYATEMAKVLDPTGTLFAGRVISRGDDGDPFDSDERVPKSKDLDGVLGMESAVVIIDDSVRVWPHNRHNLIVVERYTYFPCSRRQFGLPGPSLLEIDRDERPEDGTLASSLAVIERIHHNFFSHPNLNEADVRSILASEQRRILAGCRIVFSRVFPVGDASPHLHPLWQTAEQFGAVCTNLVDDRVTHVVANSPGTDKVNWALSKGKFVVHPGWVEASALLYRRANEHDFAVK from the exons ATGCGCGTGACGGTCACGCCCAAGGACGAGGAGAGGATGGTCGGCTTGATGGCGCGGGAGCGGCCGCGGTCGGCGGTGGTTGCGGCGGGCGGAGATTTGGTCACTGCTCCCGGCGGGGGCGAGGGGTCGGATGGGGACTCGTCGGGGTCGATAGAGGAGATTTCAGCTGACGACTTCAGGAAGGACTCGTCGTCGGCGTTGGGCGGCGCCAGCGGGGC GAGATCTAGGTCTTGGGTGGGCCTGCCCGCCGTGGGTTACATGGCGCGGAACTTTGGGCACGCCTTCAACAGCTTCGCGTGGTCGCAGGCCGTGCGGAACAAGCCGCTCGGGCTACAGCCGCCGCCTGTCCCGGACGAGGACGAGGTGGAGCACGCCGTGGACGCTGCCTCCGATGGGGAGAAGGAGGAGGGCGAGATTGAGGAGGGGGAGGCTGTGGAGGCCTCGGCCTCGCCTGCCCGTGCGCAGCCTGAGACCATCGACTTGGGCGCTGACGCGCCGGAGAGGTCAGAGTCGGTGGCTGGCGACGTTGCCGGTGCTGTGCCCGCCTCAGCTGCTGAGGAAGAGGGGGTGAACCTTGATCAGCGTGTCGGCAGTATACTGGAGGAACTCGAGATGGTCTCCATTGAGGAAGCTGAGAC GTCGTTTGAGGGTGCATGTAGACGACTGCATACCTGCTTCGAGAACCTGAAGCCGCTGTTCCAGGAACTGGAGAACGGGAGCCCGATGGCTATACTTGAACACCTCATGCAGCAGGCGTTTATTGGAATTGACACACTCACCACT GTGGCGATTTCGTATAACTTGCCAAGGAGTGAGCAGAATAAGACAACACTATTGAA GTTGTTGTTCCACATAAAGAACAGATATTCAGACATGCTGACGCCTGAGCAGCGTGACGAG TTGGACAGCCACGTAAGGAAGTTAGTTTTTGGAGAAAAAGACAATGTCAGTGACCCAAGTACAAGTGGCACCAATGTGATAAATGTTCCGGCTCCATCTGGGCAGGTTTCATCCTCAGGAGGACTGCCATTTGAATCAGGTGCAGCAAATCCATTTAGTAGCTTGCCGAGGTTGGAAGTACCTGCCAAAAGGATTAGTCCCTTGTTGGATCTTCATGCAGATTATGATGAGAACAGCTTACCATCACCAACCAGGGATAATGCACCGCCTTTTCCTGTGCCAAAGCCTATTGGTTTTGGAGCATTTCCATTGGCACCTGAGAAGTTATCTTTCCCAGAAAGAGTTGAGCCTGCAAAGAATTCGTTATATCCATCCTTAAATGATCCTCTAAAGGCTGTCTCCTCATATCAGCAGAAGTATGGGCAGAAATCTGTATTTCCAAGTGATGATCTACCAAGTCCAACTCCATCTGGTGATGAGGGTAAATCTGCAGATAAAGGTGGTGACATATTTAGTGAGGTTTCCAGCTTCCCTGTTCCAAAGAGTATTGCATTACCAAGTACAAGCCAGATGCCTGCTTCTCAACCTAGCATAGTCAGCAGCAGTGGTATTAGTTATGCATCTGGTCCACCTGGTTTTGCTAAACAAATTGAGCAGTCGGCTGCAGGTCCAAATCATGCAACTAAGGCAGCATCTAAAAGTAGAGATCCGAGGCTCAGGTTTTTGAACCGTGATTCTGCTGGTGCTACAGACGTGAATCGGCGTGCAAATTTTTCAGAACTGAAGGATGGGAACCTGGGTGGAGCGTCAGTTGGTAACCGTAAACACAAAGCAGTTGATGATCCTCAGGTAGATGAAAATGCGTTAAAAAGATTTAGGGGTGGAACTGCGAATCCTAGAGACATGCAGCCTACAGGGAATCCCAATCAGCTTATAAACATTAGGGCTCCTACAAATAGTAGCGGCATCAATATGAAAACTCTGCAACCCCCTCAAACTACTGCTCCACATCTGAGTGCAGGTCCTGCTGTCCCGTTGCCTTCTATGTTGTTAAAGGACATTGCTGTGAACCCAACATTGCTCATGCATTTGATCCAAATGGAACAACAAAAGAAGTCAGCATCAGAAACTCAGGGTGGCATGTCTAGTGGGATGACCAACAATGGAATTGCAGGCACGGTTTTCACACCTGGCAATGCTCCGAAGACTACAGAAGCTGCACAAGTCCCCTCTGTTAGGCCACAGGTCCCAGTGCAGACACCTCCTTTG GACTCACAAAATGATGGTGGAATCGTTCGCATGAAGCCCCGTGATCCACGGCGCATCCTACACAATAACATAGCACAGAAATCTGACGCAATGGGCTTGGAGCAAGTGAAAATTAATGGAATTACCCAGCCAGACTCTCAGGGCACCAAGGACCAGACTAGTTCAATGCCTTCTCAACCAGCTTTACCATCTAGCATTGCAAGGCCATTCGGCAGCACAAAACATGTTGATCCTGTCTCTAATTCACAGTTAGCTGCTACAGCTATTATGGCTCCTACACAACAAGCTTTGGGCAGCATAAATAAGGTGGACCCAAGACTAGCAGTTGAACAGAATGGACAAAATGCTGATGCAACAACAAATGATGCTTCTGCAACAGCACTTGAAGCTACGCAGCCTGTTAGCCCATGGGGTAATCTTGATCATCTCCTTGATGGATATGATGATAAGCAAAAAGCTCTGATacagaaggaaagggcaagacgAATAACAGAACAGCACAAAATGTTCTCAGCGCAAAAGCTATGCTTGGTGCTTGATTTGGATCACACCCTTCTTAATTCTGCAAAG TTTATAGAAGTGGAACCCATTCATGAAGAGATGTTACGGAAGAAAGAGGAGCAAGACAGGACTTTGCCAGAACGTCATCTCTACCGTTTTCATCATATGAATATGTGGACGAAGCTGAGGCCAGGAATATGGAACTTTCTTGAGAAG GCTAGTAACCTATTCGAGTTGCATTTATACACTATCGGAAACAAACTGTATGCTACCGAGATGGCCAAGGTTCTTGATCCAACTGGGACCTTGTTTGCTGGACGAGTCATATCAAGAGGTGATGATGGTGATCCCTTTGACAGTGATGAGCGAGTGCCGAAAAGTAAAGATCTGGATGGGGTACTGGGTATGGAATCTGCAGTCGTGATCATAGATGATTCTGTAAGAGTCTGGCCTCATAACAGGCACAATTTGATAGTTGTAGAGAG ATACACCTATTTCCCCTGCAGCAGACGTCAATTTGGCCTTCCTGGACCATCACTTCTAGAGATTGACAGAGACGAGAGGCCTGAGGATGGTACCCTTGCTTCGTCACTTGCG GTCATTGAGAGAATCCACCACAATTTCTTTTCACATCCTAACCTCAATGAGGCTGATGTGCGGAGCATACTAGCATCTGAGCAGCGAAGGATCCTTGCTGGTT gtcGTATTGTCTTTAGCCGGGTTTTCCCAGTTGGAGACGCCAGCCCCCACTTGCATCCTCTGTGGCAGACTGCGGAGCAGTTTGGTGCGGTCTGCACAAACCTGGTTGATGACCGGGTCACTCATGTTGTTGCCAACTCCCCTGGGACAGACAAGGTGAATTGGGCATTATCCAAAGGCAAATTCGTGGTGCATCCAGGATG GGTAGAAGCTTCAGCTCTGTTGTACCGGCGCGCCAACGAACATGACTTTGCAGTCAAATAA